The Triticum aestivum cultivar Chinese Spring chromosome 7B, IWGSC CS RefSeq v2.1, whole genome shotgun sequence genome window below encodes:
- the LOC123159743 gene encoding uncharacterized protein, whose translation MGPPPLKLNVGRDGDRIGALHDDLLLGILERLDLRDAVRAGALSARWQHLPYRLSRLHLNAGHFHRATLFEGMDAFEDAACRLLSVCPSPAAGKSPRVIETLALTFCVSAPHLSSIGRAVEDVVSRGHTKCFQFDICSRCRDGTRRTTQLLTELGKQFMSFSSAHPVAFGWLTFLTLQDLAFGDSDVADLIRGCDKLKDLKLRSCRLVDRHSALKIETPHAGLENLWFTRFRCALIELISVPKLRTFWCWSRKNPLVRFGYVPELYKVELGSQAKASQVPFALSECFSRSATNLSKLYLNYGCQMNWIKPEHPKELTSIFNNLNSLALYNIFSECDLSWTLFILEVAPALQKFRLSRTQHPFVKVSKDNAEKTNIVWEPSKGLKHLNLKLFIMFGFEDEDKVTNYIRLVMEHAVGLKRIELHGRSPCNGCDAIDLESRRRRSQADEASRHRIKEQLTHGSSSSVEIVIC comes from the exons ATGGGGCCGCCGCCGCTCAAGCTCAACGTCGGCCGAGATGGGGACAGAATCGGCGCGCTCCACGACGACCTCCTCCTCgggatcctcgagcgcctcgacCTGCGCGACGCGGTCCGCGCCGGCGCGCTCTCGGCGCGGTGGCAGCACCTCCCCTACCGTCTCTCGCGCCTGCACCTCAACGCCGGCCACTTCCACCGCGCCACGCTGTTCGAGGGCATGGACGCGTTCGAGGACGCGGCGTGCAGGCTGCTGTCCGTGTGTCCTTCTCCGGCCGCCGGCAAGAGCCCTCGTGTCATCGAGACCCTCGCCCTCACCTTCTGCGTGTCGGCCCCTCACCTGAGCTCCATCGGCCGCGCCGTTGAGGACGTCGTCAGCCGCGGCCACACCAAATGCTTCCAGTTTGACATATGCTCCCGATGCAGGGACGGCACTAGACGCACAACCCAGCTGCTCACAGAGTTAGGGAAGCAGTTCATGTCATTCTCCAGCGCCCACCCTGTCGCCTTCGGGTGGCTCACGTTTCTTACACTACAGGACCTCGCATTTGGGGATTCCGATGTCGCAGACCTCATTCGTGGTTGTGATAAGCTCAAGGACCTCAAGTTGAGATCCTGCAGGCTGGTTGACCGACACTCTGCGCTCAAGATCGAAACGCCGCATGCCGGGCTTGAGAATCTTTGGTTCACCAGATTTCGTTGCGCACTGATCGAGCTTATCTCTGTCCCTAAGCTCAGGACATTCTGGTGTTGGAGCCGCAAAAACCCTCTGGTGCGCTTCGGCTATGTTCCTGAGCTTTACAAAGTGGAACTCGGTTCTCAGGCCAAGGCATCGCAAGTGCCATTTGCGCTGAGCGAGTGCTTTTCAAGGAGTGCCACAAACCTGTCTAAACTGTATCTCAATTATGGCTGTCAAATG AATTGGATTAAACCAGAACACCCGAAGGAGCTCACTTCTATATTCAACAACCTGAATAGTTTGGCGCTTTACAATATCTTTTCGGAGTGTGACCTGAGCTGGACCTTGTTTATCCTTGAAGTTGCACCTGCCCTGCAGAAATTCAGA TTATCTCGAACTCAACACCCATTTGTCAAAGTGTCTAAGGACAATGCCGAGAAGACTAACATTGTGTGGGAACCATCCAAGGGTTTGAAGCACCTGAACCTGAAGTTATTTATAATGTTTGGGTTCGAGGATGAAGACAAGGTGACAAACTATATAAGGCTTGTCATGGAACATGCCGTGGGCTTGAAAAGAATCGAGTTGCATGGTAGAAGCCCATGCAATGGGTGCGATGCCATCGACCTTGAGTCCCGGAGAAGAAGATCCCAGGCGGATGAAGCCAGCAGGCATCGGATTAAGGAGCAACTCACACATGGATCTTCCTCGTCCGTGGAGATAGTAATCTGCTGA